In Methylobacterium sp. WL1, the sequence GCTCGGCGGCGAGCGTGCAACTGGAGAGGTAGTAGGCGGTCGGCATCGTTCAGCTTTGCCGCGTAGGTCCGGCCGGCGCCAGATCACGCCATTCCGGTTCGGCCCAGTGTCCAGCGCGTCTGCTCCAGGTCGCAGGCGGAACGAACGTGTCGGCGGTCCGCTTTCCTCGACAATTCGAAGAACCAGGGAGAGCGCCGTGGACGATGATCGCGTGTGGTCGTTTGAGAAGAGCCTGTGGATCTGCGACGCAGATCACTACCGCGAGCTCGTCGACGAAGAATGTCTCATGGTCCTTCCACAACCGCCATTCGTTCTCGGTGGGACCCAGGCGATCGAGGCGGTCGCCTCCACGCCGCGGTGGGCCGAGATCGAGATCTCGGACAAGCGGATCAGCCGTCCGCAGGAAGGTCTCATCGTGATCGCCTATCATGCAGTGGCGAGCCGCGACGGCGAAACATACGAGGCACACTGCACATCGACGTACCGCCGTCTGGAGCACGAGGTTTGGCGCGTCGTGCAGCATCAGCAAACGCCTCCGCTCGTGACACCCGCAGCAAAAGTCAGCGGTTGATTGGCGGAATATGGGGCGGCCCTGACAGGCCGCCCGCGGAACCACCGGTGTTGTCATCATCGAGAAGAACGGCGAAGAGCCGAGGCGGCGCGTCCCGACAGGAGCAATTTATGCTGAGTCCGGTTGAAGCCCTGCGAAAGCTGCGCGAAGAAATGGTGATGGATCGCCGCAGATCGGT encodes:
- a CDS encoding DUF4440 domain-containing protein, translating into MDDDRVWSFEKSLWICDADHYRELVDEECLMVLPQPPFVLGGTQAIEAVASTPRWAEIEISDKRISRPQEGLIVIAYHAVASRDGETYEAHCTSTYRRLEHEVWRVVQHQQTPPLVTPAAKVSG